TACATTCCCGCGCGATCCGCTTCCAAACTTTCTCCGGTGGAGATCATCCGAGGAAGCGCATGAGCCGATCCACATTGGGTGAAGCTGTAAAGGTAAAGCCTGCGATCGCATGTCGATCCTTGTCCAAATCCTTCGGTGAACCTCCGTCCTTCGCGGTAAAGAACGCGACATTCTCTTTGGAACGGGGAGAATTCGTCGCGCTTACCGGTCGATCTGGTTCCGGAAAATCCACTTTGTTGTATATGCTCAGCGGTTTGGACAAACCCAGCGCGGGACAAGTATTTTTGGACGGGATCGATATCTTCGAAATGGAAAGTAAGGAAGCGCATAGATTCAGAAATTCGAATATAGGTTTCGTATTCCAATTTCATTATCTTCTTCCCGAGTTGACAGCGATCGAAAATATACTGATGCCGGCGAGAAAAACGGATCGTCACGTCGCCAAACGGGACGATGCGAGAAGGCTATTGAACGAATTCGGTCTCGAACATTGTAAGGATAAGTTTCCTTCCCAGATGTCGGGAGGAGAACAACAGAGAACCGCGATCGCTCGCGCCTTGATTCTGGATCCGATTTTTCTGTTTGCGGATGAGCCCACCGGAAATTTGGATACGACAAACGGCGATAAGGCGATGGAGATTCTAAAAAGAATCAATCGCGAGAACGGAACCACGGTGGTATTCGTGACACACGATCCCGATTACGCCGCGCTCGCACAAAGAAGAATCCACATGGTGGACGGAGAAGTCAACTCCGATCAAATTCAAACAAAGAATGCGCGTTAGACGGCTTTGCCGGGTTTCCGTTTTTTCTTGGATGCGGAAGCGGGTTTTTTCTTCGCCTTCGTTTTCTTTTTGGGAGTTTTTTTGGAGGAATTCCCCGAGCCGGAACCGCCTCGGGAATTTTTTGAGTTTTTATCGGACAAGGATTTGCCCGGAAGTTTCATACCCGAAATCGTATAAGCGAGTTCGATCAATTCTTCCAAACCGAGAACGTCCATGATATGAATGTTCTTTTCGAAACCGAGGGTTCTCAGAAAAACCAAAAGATTCTGAACGCCGAACGCTTCGATCAATCTCGGAATATCTCCGATTCCTCTTTTGCGAATCCAAACACCCGATTGTTCCGGAGACAATTCTCGGATCACAGGAATCAACTGAGTCGGCGGGATCTTAAGCGAAAGTTCGATGAAGTTTTGAATTCCCACTTCGTTTAACAAATCGATCGACTTACGAGTTCCTATGTTCTTTAAGAGTTCCGCAGAGGATTCTTTGCCTGTTTTTAAGGACATCTCCGCGATGTCGGCCGCGGGGATCGAAGTGGACAAAAGGACGAGATCGTCCATAGGAATACTATTTGCAAAATATGTAATGTCTCCGGGACGAACCGTGGACAAAAGAGTTACGAGCGTTTCTTCCGGAATTCTATTTAAAAATTCAACGATCGTTTTTTCGTCCAGATTTTGACTGATATAAAGAAGGGTTTTGTGATCCACCTTTTCGGAAAGGGAATATAACTTTTCGTAACCGAGGGAACGAAACAGCTGAAAGGATTTGCCCGTACCCAGTTTGTCCAGATACTCCAAGGCCTTTCCGATCTGATTGATCACCTTTTTCAACCGAGCACGTCCTCCAGAAGTCCGGATACAAGCCCAGTCAGAGGTTTTTGTTTGTGAATGGCAAGAATGTTTTCGGCCGTCGTTTTGGAAACGGAGTCTCTGAAGCGGACGTATTCCTCTTCGGTATAACCTAAAAATTCCTTTAAGGTTTCGCCTCTGTATTCGTTTAAGATCGCGTCTCTGAAATTCTCGTAAAACTTTTCCACGCTCTTTTCCAAAAGAGGATCGTTCGCGGCGGCGTTTCTCAGTTTCTCAAGATGTTTTCTAAGATCGGCGGATTCCAAATGACCGATGTCCGCAAAGCCGGTTTGAAAAAGAATTTTCAAAGTGTTTCTAAGAAGAGCCTTGCCCGCTTCGCTTTCCGAAGAAGTGTGAAGCACCTCGGCCATCTTCTCGGTAAAACCGGGAAGTAAGGTTCCGAGAAAACCGGAAATTTGTTTTTCAAAACCCGCGGCTTGAAAAACTCCCGCCAAAGGGTTTAGTTTTTTATTAAATTCTAATAATATCTTTTCCAGACCTTGGGAGAACATCTCTTGGATCGGAGATTGATTGAGAATCTTCATCAGAAAAATTTTCGACGGAGCCGCGACGGTCCCCGCCGCGAGTTCGAGGATCGCTTCCTGTGTTTCCGCGGTCATCGCTTCGGATACCGAGTTGAAGGGGAGAACCGTTTGCAGATCGAGTCCTTGCAGGATGATTCTCAACTTTTCTTCCGGGATCTTCAATCCTTGGATCGGCTCCAAGGAAAGGGAAATTTTTTCCGGCATCAACTCCTTCAAAGTGGAATCGAACGTGAAATCGAAAACCCTACGAATACTTTTTTGAACTCTTTCCGAATCTTCGATCCATTCTTTTGCCGCCGATCGATATTCTTTTTTTGGCGAAAACAGGCGCTTCCAAAATCCCATTCCGATTTTTGTTCCTTGATTAAGTTAAAGAAAGAAGAATCTTATCCAACTCCGGTTTGTGATACGTGAGTTGGTTCGCGTGATACAGGAAAACGTTCTTCTTTCTAAGATTTCTCGTATCGCCTTCCTTATGAAGAAGTTTGTCCGTACCGAGCACCTTTCCGTTTCCGTCGAGTTTTAGAAGTTTATTGTCCAATCCGAGTTTGAGAATGTGTTGAAACGCGTCGTCCAGATGAGAGGAGAATAACTTGCCCGAGACGTGGATCTCTTTTCCTTTTTTCTTCACCTCGGCCGCGAAGTTCTGCAGACGTTTGAACAATATGTCCTTGCCGACCGCGGCCTCGGTTCCCAACTGCATTAGAATCATGGAAAGTAGATTTCCGGAAGTCGCCACGTAATTCTTACCGAGTCTTTCCTTTACGATGTTCGTGACTTCGTCGCTGTTCGCGTTTTCGGAAACGTCGAAATTCTCCCCATACGCGATATGAAGTTGGGTTTTTTTAGCGGAGATATAATCGTAAGTAAGAGTGAAGGAAATAAAATGAACGTCCTTGATCTTCGTGCGGATAAAATAGACGCCCTTTTTGATCTGGTTTAGATAACCGTCGTGATTGAAGGTTCCTTCCGGAAACATAAACAGGTTTCTTCCCGAAGTGACCCGTTCGACCAAGGTGCTCCATTCCTGATCGACCATGTTGCGAAGTTCCCCGCTTTTCAAAAGTTCTCTTGCGTTATCGCGGAACGGACGTTTTACGGGAAAACATCCGATGTATCTTAGAAACACAGGAATCAGATTCGTCTTATCGATGAATCCGAAGATAAACTTCAACGTTCCTTTGGGACGGAATTCCTTAACCAAAAAATTCTTTTTGAGAATGTCCTCTCTTGCGGGAATCGCGAACTTGATCTTCGGTTGAATGACTCTATGAATCGCCGCGAGAGCGGGAACGTCTCCTTCCTCCACGTGATTTCCGATGATGACGGTCGGGTAGTGCGCTCTTAAGATTCGATCGTGATTGTTTTCCGAAAAATATTCGTCGATGGAATCGAACAAAATTCCTCTGGTTCTATAAACGAGACTGATGAGCCAATCGTAGGTTTTCGTGGAATAAACGACTTGGGTTGTATCGGAATTTTTGGAAGTAAGGGAGGTCTCTTGCATGCGGCCCCTGTTTGTATTTTTTGAAATTCTCTTCGGTAGAAGATACGCTAAGAAACGAAGAGTTTCTAGTCTACTACAATCCTAGGGATCGATTCGCTGATTCTCGTCGTAATCTCGTAATTGATCGTATGAGTTCTATCGGCGATGTCGTCGGCCGTTACGGATTCTTCCCCGTCCGTTCCGAGGATCGTTACTGTACTTCCCACTTCGGCGCCGGGAATATGCGTAACGTCGAGCATCGTCATGTTCATGCAGATTCTTCCGAGGATTCTCGCGCGTTTGCCGAGAATCAACATTTCTCCGTTGCTGGAAAGTTTTCGATCGAGTCCTTCGTAGTAACCGACCGGAACGACGGCGACCTTCGTCGGATACGAAGTTTGAAACGTGGAGCCGTACCCGATATAACTGTTCGCGGGATGATTTTGAATATGGGCGATTCTCGTTTTCCAGGAAAGCACGGGACTCAGTTGAAAATTCTTATTTCCGTTTAAATTCAGGGACAAACGGGTCTGCATACTCGGCCAAAGTCCGTATAAGGAGATTCCGATTCTCACCATTTCGTAGTGCGCGTTCGCGAACAACATCGTGGAAGCGGAAGCGCAGGTATGTCGTATTAAATTCTTATAACCGAATGATTCCGCGAGTTTCACCGCGTCTTCGAACTTCGAAATCTGCATTAGAGAATATTTATGTTCTAATACGTCTTCCGTGCTCGCAAAATGCGTGCAGATCCCGTCGAGACGGATTCCGCTTTTCTTGAGTTCGTCTAACGTGTTTTCGAGGGCTTCTCCGTGACTTCCCAATCTTCCCATGCCCGTATCGACTTTGAGATGAAGTTTCGGAGCGGGGTGAAACGAAGAAAGAATCTTCGCGGTTTCCGGTCTGGAAAATACGATCCAAAAATTCGAATCGGACAAAACGTCTTTTTGTCTTTCCGGGTTTTGGATTTCTCCCATGATGAGCACTGGGATTTTAGAATCGATCGCGCGAACCTGCAGAGCCTCTTCGAGAGAATTGACTCCGATACGCGAAACACCTTCCTCGATACAAAGACGGGTCATCGTTTCCAAGCCGTGACCGTACGAGTTCGATTTGAGAATCGCCGTAAGAACGGATTCCGGTCTGAGAATGGACCGAAAGTGATTCAAGTTGTTGCGAAGCGAACGTTTTGAGATTTCAACCCAGGAAGATGCAATTTCTTTCATCGAATTCCAACCAAAGACCTTCCTACCAGAATTAATGTCTTGCAAATTCTTCCTATAGTTTTTTATTTACTGGATTGGAAAACCGAGCGTTCCCTGTAAACGCACGGAAAACTCATCAAGAGGCCCGGATGAAATATAAGGTAGTTCAACAGTTTCCCGTTCCATTGAAGGATCTTTTAAAAGCGAGAGAAGACCGTTATAAATATTTGGATAAGTTTCCCGAATTGAAGAACGTAGAACTTTTAGAAGAGAAAAAGGACGGAAACATGGTCTATCAAAAGCGCAAGGTGAAACTTGCCGAATCCATGCCTAAGGTCCTTGCGACCCTTCTTTCCGATCCGTCCTTATTGGAAAATTCCACGTTCAATCTCGATACGAACACGCACGAGTTCACCTTGGCCCCGCCCGGAAACGAAAACATCGTAAAGATCAGCGGAGTTTCCGTTTATAAGGAGTTAGGTCCCGATCAATCCGAAAGAAGCTATGACGTGGAAGTGAAGTCCGGAGTATTTCTTATGGGAGCCGCGATCGAAGCGGTGATCGAAGAAGTGCACAAACATTCTTTGGAAAAGGACAAGAATTCCATCGCGGAATTCTTAAATTCATACAAGGCTTAAAGAAAACCTTTTGGATCGGCCTTAAGGCTGTTTCAAACTCTCTTCTTCTTTGGATCGAAACCGATTCTTTTCCTCCAGTTCGAGAAGAATCGTTCCTTCCTTCGTTCCGGGGACACCTTTCTTAAGGAATAGAATCTCCTCGGAAACGTTTTTCACTCCCCAAACCCCGCGTCCTTGCGACAATGCTTCCAACTCATCCGAATAACGATCGTCCAAAGAAATCGCCTCATAACGGCTCGGGTCCTCTTTTTCACCGATCGAATCGAACACGAATTTGTCTTTGAGTTCGGGCAGATCCTCGAGAATGATTCGAATCTCCTTACAATCGAAACAAGCCTGCGGTTCTATCAGAAAGAGTATCATTTTTCCCTGCTTCTCGGCTAAAACGCGCGCTGGAGAATCCGCAGAGCGTTTCCAAGGATCGCTCTTCGTGTTGTTTAGATAACTCCAAACGCTGAAACCGAGCCAAGAGGTTCCGATTAGGCTTAAAGAGAATAGGCTAACGTTCTTCCAGGAGAGTTGAATCTTTTTTTGTATCATTTTGATTACGAGAATCGGCCTTTTCTCGGGCTTTCCAACCCTTGTCTTCGAGTTGAATCGAGCGGAGAACCGAAAACTTTTTTCCCTTCTTTTTGTCGGAATGTGACTCGGATAAAAGTCCAAAAAAATAAAATAAAATTTACAGTCAGGGTTGACAAAAAAATATAGTAAAAATCATTCTCGATTCTTAATCTAATTGTTTTTTCTGGAGGTGCCGAGGAATTGAACGCATTGGGAAAACATGTAATCGCCGAGTTTTATGACTGCGATTATGAAACCATTAACAACCACGAATTAGTTGAGGACATTATGTTAAAGTCCGTTGACCTGTCAGGTGCCACGACGATTAAGTCGGTTTTTCATAGGTTCAGTCCGTATGGAGTGAGCGGCGTGGTTGTTGTTAGTGAGTCCCATTTTGCGATTCATACCTGGCCCGAATACGGCTACTGTGCCGTTGACGTGTTTACCTGTGGGGATCTCATCGATAACCAGGCAGCCCTGGACTATCTGAAAGAGAAATTCGGCTCGAAAAGCATTTCCGTTGTGGAAATGAAACGTGGTCTATTGAACTTAGGCGTAGACCTGCACCACAAGCCAGTTGGAAACTAAAGTCTCCACCCATATCACCCAAATTATTATAAGCGGATCCTTATCTTCGCTCTCATGCGGAGATCACCCTTATTTTATAAACTTAGAGAGGTAAAGACGATGAGTCTGAAAACCAGAGAAACACAAAAACTAGTGACCCGTTTTTCTTATCTCAGAAATTCTCTTGAGATTCAAACCACCGATTCAGGAGAAACGTACCTCTCGACGAGAGAACCGATTCCTGTCGGTGAAGTCGTAGCCGTTTGGGGAGGAAAGGCTGTTCATAAGAATGAACTAGCCGGTCTTTCCGGATTGTCTACTCCGCACAGAGTTCACAAGGATTTCTACCTTGTATCTCCTTTGCACGACGACGGAGTCGATTCGATCTACTTCATCCGTCAGAAAGAAGACGCGAACTGCGGTTATCAAGGAGACATTACCTTGGTAGCGCTCAGAGATATCGCCGCAGGAGAAGAAATTTCTTTCCACCCTGCGATGAATTCTACCGAGCTCGCTCTTTCCAACGGAAAGAATGCGGACGAATTCCGCACTCGCTTTCATAAACATTTCCCGACCTACATTCAATCTCAGATTGATGCGGACGAAGAATTGAAAGTGCACCCGGCTTTTGTGGACGGCGCTTGGGGTCTTTTGACTTCCATTGATCTCGAGAACTGCGATCCCGGTTTGATCCGCGACGCGGACGCGATCAAACGTTACGTGATCGAACTTTGCGATCTGATCGAAATGAAACGTTTCGGTGAGACCGTAGTCGTTCACTTCGGAGAAGACGAAAGAGTCGCAGGTTACTCCATGTTTCAGTTGATCGAAACTTCCTGTATCTCGGCGCACTTTGCAAACGATACGAATACTTCGTATATCGATATCTTCTCCTGCAAGTCTTACGATCCGAAGGTGGCTTCCGAGTTTACCCGTAAATTTTTCCAAGGCGGCGCGATGAGACTCACCGTGACCAACCGCTTCTAAGGAAAATTGATGGAACTTTGGTTAGACGAAGCATTAGAACTTAAAAACGGACGCGCTCTTAAGATCAAGGTAAAGGAGTTTCTGCATTCCAGAACGACTCCTTTCCAAAAGATCGACGTGTTCGAATCCGTAGGTTTCGGAAGAATGTTCACTCTGGACGGAGTGGTCATGATGACCGAAGCCGACGAGTTTGCGTATCACGAGATGATCGTTCACGTTCCTATGATGAGTCACCCGAACCCCGAAAAGGTTCTGGTGATCGGAGGAGGAGATGGGGGAACGGTTCGCGAAGTTCTCAAACATCCTTCCGTAAAGGAAGTGCACCTTTGTGAAATCGACAAAGGCGTAATCGACGTTTGTTACGAATACTTTCCCGAAATCGCAAACGCGATGAAGGATCCTCGCGTAAAACACGCGTACGAAGACGGCGCGAAATACGTAAAAGACTATCAGAACTATTTCGATTGTATCATGGTGGATTCTTCCGATCCGGTCGGCCCGGCCGAAGTTCTCTTTAAGAGACCTTTCTACGAAACGATGGCCAACTGTTTGAAAGAAGGCGGGATTTGCACGACTCAGGGAGAAAGTTTTTACTATCACGGACCGATCATCCGAGAATTGTTCAACTTCATTCCAGAAATCTTCAATCACTGCGGTTATTACTACACTGTGGTTCCTACGTATCCTTCCGGAATCATCGGGTTTACGTATTGCTCCAAGGGTCCGGATCCTTACACCGTGGTTCCCGATCCGAAGAGAGTTCCGCAAGGTCTGAAGTATTATTCTGCCGAGATGCACAAGGCCGCGTTCGTGCTTCCTCAGTTCGCGCAGAAACATATAGTACGCAAATAAGATTCTTTTTCCGGGGGTGGAACGATGAATTTTCAAAGTAAGTTCCTAACCCGGAGCCAATCTCTCAAATCCCTTCTTTGTGTCGGGCTTGATCCCGACTATTGCAAACTTCCCGAAATTATTAAGCGAAGTCCCGAACCTCTCGTTCAATTCTGCAGAGAGATCATAGACGCGACCGCGCCGTATGCCGTTGCGTATAAACCGAACATCGCCTTCTTCGAGGTTTTCGGTTCGTCCGGAATTCGTCAGTTCGAGAAAGTGATCGGACATCTCAAAAGCAATTATCCGCAGATCCCGATCGTAGCCGACATCAAACGCGGAGATTTGGATAACACCGCGAGACAATACGCTCGGTATTATTTCGGAGATCTGCAAGTGGACAGTCTTACTCTTTCTCCGTATATGGGTTTGGATTCTTTACGTCCTTTTCTGGAGTATCAGGATCATCTCGTGTTCTGGCTTTGTCTGACTTCCAACCCCGACTCGGCTCAGTTTCAAAAAAAAAGATTTTCAGAAACGGGTAGAACCCTTTACGAAGAAGTCGCTTACGTTTCCAATTCGATTTCACCGTTGAATCTCGGGTTCGTCGTCGGCGCGACCAATCCTTCCGAACTCGAAACCTTACGAAGACAAAATCCCGATCGTATCTTTTTGATACCCGGGTTCGGCGCACAAGGAGCCAAACTCGAGGATCTTTTTCCAGTTTGCGGACGTCATTCTCTCATCAACTCCTCGAGAGGAATTCATTTCGCGTCCAACGGGCTCGATTTTGCGACGCGCGCGGGTCAAGAAGCCGAGAAGATTCACAAGGCGATGCAGGCGAAGTTCGTCGGCTTATAAGAATTACGCGAGAAT
This genomic stretch from Leptospira kmetyi serovar Malaysia str. Bejo-Iso9 harbors:
- a CDS encoding ABC transporter ATP-binding protein; translated protein: MSRSTLGEAVKVKPAIACRSLSKSFGEPPSFAVKNATFSLERGEFVALTGRSGSGKSTLLYMLSGLDKPSAGQVFLDGIDIFEMESKEAHRFRNSNIGFVFQFHYLLPELTAIENILMPARKTDRHVAKRDDARRLLNEFGLEHCKDKFPSQMSGGEQQRTAIARALILDPIFLFADEPTGNLDTTNGDKAMEILKRINRENGTTVVFVTHDPDYAALAQRRIHMVDGEVNSDQIQTKNAR
- a CDS encoding 1-acyl-sn-glycerol-3-phosphate acyltransferase → MQETSLTSKNSDTTQVVYSTKTYDWLISLVYRTRGILFDSIDEYFSENNHDRILRAHYPTVIIGNHVEEGDVPALAAIHRVIQPKIKFAIPAREDILKKNFLVKEFRPKGTLKFIFGFIDKTNLIPVFLRYIGCFPVKRPFRDNARELLKSGELRNMVDQEWSTLVERVTSGRNLFMFPEGTFNHDGYLNQIKKGVYFIRTKIKDVHFISFTLTYDYISAKKTQLHIAYGENFDVSENANSDEVTNIVKERLGKNYVATSGNLLSMILMQLGTEAAVGKDILFKRLQNFAAEVKKKGKEIHVSGKLFSSHLDDAFQHILKLGLDNKLLKLDGNGKVLGTDKLLHKEGDTRNLRKKNVFLYHANQLTYHKPELDKILLSLT
- the alr gene encoding alanine racemase produces the protein MKEIASSWVEISKRSLRNNLNHFRSILRPESVLTAILKSNSYGHGLETMTRLCIEEGVSRIGVNSLEEALQVRAIDSKIPVLIMGEIQNPERQKDVLSDSNFWIVFSRPETAKILSSFHPAPKLHLKVDTGMGRLGSHGEALENTLDELKKSGIRLDGICTHFASTEDVLEHKYSLMQISKFEDAVKLAESFGYKNLIRHTCASASTMLFANAHYEMVRIGISLYGLWPSMQTRLSLNLNGNKNFQLSPVLSWKTRIAHIQNHPANSYIGYGSTFQTSYPTKVAVVPVGYYEGLDRKLSSNGEMLILGKRARILGRICMNMTMLDVTHIPGAEVGSTVTILGTDGEESVTADDIADRTHTINYEITTRISESIPRIVVD
- a CDS encoding DUF2505 family protein; the encoded protein is MKYKVVQQFPVPLKDLLKAREDRYKYLDKFPELKNVELLEEKKDGNMVYQKRKVKLAESMPKVLATLLSDPSLLENSTFNLDTNTHEFTLAPPGNENIVKISGVSVYKELGPDQSERSYDVEVKSGVFLMGAAIEAVIEEVHKHSLEKDKNSIAEFLNSYKA
- the speD gene encoding adenosylmethionine decarboxylase; protein product: MNALGKHVIAEFYDCDYETINNHELVEDIMLKSVDLSGATTIKSVFHRFSPYGVSGVVVVSESHFAIHTWPEYGYCAVDVFTCGDLIDNQAALDYLKEKFGSKSISVVEMKRGLLNLGVDLHHKPVGN
- a CDS encoding S-adenosylmethionine decarboxylase — translated: MSLKTRETQKLVTRFSYLRNSLEIQTTDSGETYLSTREPIPVGEVVAVWGGKAVHKNELAGLSGLSTPHRVHKDFYLVSPLHDDGVDSIYFIRQKEDANCGYQGDITLVALRDIAAGEEISFHPAMNSTELALSNGKNADEFRTRFHKHFPTYIQSQIDADEELKVHPAFVDGAWGLLTSIDLENCDPGLIRDADAIKRYVIELCDLIEMKRFGETVVVHFGEDERVAGYSMFQLIETSCISAHFANDTNTSYIDIFSCKSYDPKVASEFTRKFFQGGAMRLTVTNRF
- the speE gene encoding polyamine aminopropyltransferase, whose amino-acid sequence is MELWLDEALELKNGRALKIKVKEFLHSRTTPFQKIDVFESVGFGRMFTLDGVVMMTEADEFAYHEMIVHVPMMSHPNPEKVLVIGGGDGGTVREVLKHPSVKEVHLCEIDKGVIDVCYEYFPEIANAMKDPRVKHAYEDGAKYVKDYQNYFDCIMVDSSDPVGPAEVLFKRPFYETMANCLKEGGICTTQGESFYYHGPIIRELFNFIPEIFNHCGYYYTVVPTYPSGIIGFTYCSKGPDPYTVVPDPKRVPQGLKYYSAEMHKAAFVLPQFAQKHIVRK
- the pyrF gene encoding orotidine-5'-phosphate decarboxylase, encoding MNFQSKFLTRSQSLKSLLCVGLDPDYCKLPEIIKRSPEPLVQFCREIIDATAPYAVAYKPNIAFFEVFGSSGIRQFEKVIGHLKSNYPQIPIVADIKRGDLDNTARQYARYYFGDLQVDSLTLSPYMGLDSLRPFLEYQDHLVFWLCLTSNPDSAQFQKKRFSETGRTLYEEVAYVSNSISPLNLGFVVGATNPSELETLRRQNPDRIFLIPGFGAQGAKLEDLFPVCGRHSLINSSRGIHFASNGLDFATRAGQEAEKIHKAMQAKFVGL